The following proteins come from a genomic window of Nostoc sp. TCL26-01:
- a CDS encoding acyltransferase encodes MNRGLTQPKNQQRLVGIDLFRGIAAYAVVLIHAGTLMLYSGFPSDGWTAVLMEMSRFAVPFFLASSFYLMTKKLYVNEHQSSVTSIFKSRSERLLVPYFLWSLIYLSLRVLKTVSESGNISNLFQDPALLIFLGGASIHLYFLPLLFTGSFLIIVAEFLVRHRIRLITLIALSVMSIVIYELQIISGNDFQFFAKFGADCLAELNACSVAWQSVEKALFPDNNDNQILRLVLVAIAWLIKCLPYVLLAMIMNHPAIKKRITNFHQKQALYCLISAILISTLWLMNLFKIFYFPQSIYEIGTAFSLLLCGLALSNKVSQSSYIANLGISSFGIYLIHYLVLTIYITVITKLAPKFMVITPMITILLITTVGFFTSWIIVSNLMKYKTISKTLFSA; translated from the coding sequence ATGAATCGTGGGTTAACTCAGCCAAAAAATCAGCAAAGACTAGTAGGGATTGACTTATTTAGAGGCATAGCAGCCTATGCTGTCGTCTTGATTCATGCTGGAACTTTAATGCTTTACTCTGGCTTTCCTTCTGATGGCTGGACAGCAGTCTTAATGGAAATGAGCCGATTTGCTGTGCCTTTTTTCCTCGCCTCATCGTTTTATTTGATGACTAAAAAGCTATATGTCAATGAACACCAATCTTCTGTTACTTCTATCTTTAAATCTCGTTCAGAGAGATTACTAGTTCCTTATTTTCTCTGGAGTCTGATTTATTTATCTTTGCGGGTTTTGAAAACTGTCAGTGAGTCGGGAAATATTAGTAACTTATTTCAAGATCCAGCTTTACTAATTTTCCTCGGTGGTGCTTCCATTCATCTTTACTTTTTACCTCTGCTATTTACAGGTAGTTTTTTAATCATTGTTGCTGAATTTTTAGTTCGTCACCGGATTAGGTTGATCACACTAATAGCTTTGTCTGTCATGAGTATTGTCATCTATGAGTTACAAATAATATCAGGTAATGATTTCCAATTCTTTGCTAAATTTGGCGCTGATTGTTTAGCAGAACTTAATGCTTGTTCAGTTGCCTGGCAAAGTGTTGAGAAAGCCTTATTTCCTGATAACAACGATAACCAAATATTGAGGTTAGTGTTAGTGGCGATCGCCTGGTTAATTAAATGTTTACCTTATGTTTTACTGGCGATGATTATGAATCACCCAGCTATCAAAAAGAGAATCACCAACTTTCATCAAAAACAAGCCCTATATTGCTTAATATCTGCAATACTGATTTCGACTTTATGGTTAATGAATTTATTTAAAATATTTTATTTTCCTCAATCCATATACGAAATAGGTACGGCTTTTTCTTTATTGCTGTGTGGTTTAGCTTTATCCAATAAAGTTTCGCAATCATCTTATATTGCAAACTTGGGCATATCTTCTTTCGGTATATATCTGATCCATTATTTAGTATTGACAATATATATAACCGTAATCACTAAATTAGCACCCAAATTCATGGTCATAACACCGATGATTACCATACTACTAATAACTACAGTGGGATTTTTTACTAGCTGGATAATAGTGTCTAATTTGATGAAATACAAAACAATTTCTAAAACGTTATTTAGTGCCTAA
- a CDS encoding glycosyltransferase family 2 protein → MPKVSVVIPAYNAMAYLPTTLDTLFQQTFTDFEVLIINDGSTDNIIEWISQLADLRIRLITQENQGLTGAHNTGVIHAQGEYIAFLDADDLWEPTKLEKQVACLDKNPEVGLVDTWVMLIDENGTSTGTVLKTNGEGNIWKQIIQCTTVVCGSSPLVRSVCFQQVGLFDPAMGGSSDWDMWIRIAARYAFALVKEPLTLYRQHRSSMSKNCERVFRENQAVIEKTFKSVPAELQYLKQHTYALVYLYLAWRALDNRNYEQAIYYRQQAHTCDPKVIYSRSGIAQKFAIVVTRFFGNSGLDGVRNISRNLRRTLLALMP, encoded by the coding sequence ATGCCCAAAGTTTCTGTAGTGATTCCCGCTTATAATGCGATGGCTTATCTGCCAACAACGCTAGATACGCTGTTTCAACAAACCTTCACTGATTTTGAAGTCCTGATAATTAATGATGGTAGTACAGACAATATCATCGAGTGGATTTCTCAATTGGCAGACTTACGCATCCGGTTAATTACACAAGAAAATCAAGGTTTAACAGGCGCACATAATACTGGTGTGATTCATGCTCAAGGGGAGTATATCGCCTTCTTAGATGCTGATGATTTGTGGGAACCAACTAAACTGGAAAAACAAGTCGCTTGTTTAGATAAAAATCCCGAAGTGGGACTAGTAGATACCTGGGTGATGTTAATAGATGAAAATGGCACATCAACCGGTACTGTTTTAAAAACTAATGGTGAAGGCAATATCTGGAAACAGATTATCCAATGTACTACAGTTGTTTGTGGTAGTTCTCCTTTAGTTCGCAGTGTTTGTTTTCAACAAGTGGGATTATTTGATCCTGCAATGGGTGGTTCATCAGACTGGGATATGTGGATTCGCATTGCTGCTCGTTATGCTTTTGCCTTAGTCAAAGAACCATTAACTCTCTATCGCCAACATCGTAGTAGTATGTCAAAAAACTGCGAAAGAGTGTTTAGAGAAAACCAAGCCGTCATCGAAAAAACATTTAAATCTGTACCAGCAGAATTGCAATACTTAAAGCAACATACCTATGCTCTAGTTTATTTATATTTAGCATGGAGAGCTTTAGATAACAGAAATTACGAACAAGCCATTTATTATCGTCAACAAGCTCATACCTGTGATCCAAAAGTGATTTACTCTCGTTCTGGAATAGCGCAAAAATTTGCCATTGTCGTCACCCGTTTCTTTGGTAATTCGGGATTAGATGGAGTCCGCAACATCAGCCGAAATTTACGCCGCACTCTCCTAGCTTTAATGCCTTAA
- a CDS encoding acyltransferase yields MSHSTLSHQSTVFKTQLSQYLYFIRGVAIAFVVIGHVIGYNIAYGMRQIYNSDLSFLGWICDLINTFHMPTFFIASGIAFTAFSNKNISYKKFFTSKFQKLLIPLIVWCPPYFILQSLSKAKPFSVTDVITAVIFPYEIFWFLHVLIFTTLFAFLYFKNFKSIIGYSLLSVGLFIASTLLNNPEIQKYFFWNLFYIFGVLITGYLPKLETFMAKNGHVFTNIVIPGLCLAMMVICEYFLPKDARIDYLRMINGIVGFILLYFISMQLINRVEKQANNNLLHKFIQCCQYLGAVSIAIYLFHGYFTGFSKAILLKFLGLPHPSLYFVVVSFMGITGPLLMYEILKSRSKPFLFSIGAAK; encoded by the coding sequence ATGAGTCATAGCACTCTTTCCCATCAAAGTACTGTTTTCAAAACTCAATTATCCCAATATTTATATTTTATTCGCGGTGTTGCTATAGCTTTTGTCGTTATTGGCCACGTCATTGGTTACAACATCGCCTATGGAATGCGGCAAATATATAATTCTGATCTCTCTTTTTTAGGCTGGATATGTGATTTAATTAATACGTTTCATATGCCTACCTTCTTTATAGCATCTGGGATTGCCTTTACTGCTTTTAGCAATAAAAATATAAGTTACAAAAAGTTTTTTACCTCTAAATTTCAAAAGTTACTCATACCCTTGATTGTCTGGTGTCCACCTTATTTCATTCTCCAGTCTTTATCTAAAGCAAAACCTTTCTCTGTGACTGATGTAATTACCGCAGTCATCTTTCCCTATGAGATATTTTGGTTTTTACACGTGCTGATTTTCACAACTCTATTTGCTTTTCTCTATTTTAAAAACTTTAAATCAATCATAGGCTATTCATTATTATCAGTCGGTTTATTTATCGCTAGTACATTGCTCAATAATCCAGAGATTCAAAAATACTTTTTCTGGAATCTTTTCTACATATTTGGTGTTTTGATTACGGGTTATCTACCTAAACTAGAAACATTCATGGCTAAGAATGGTCATGTATTCACAAATATAGTTATTCCTGGTTTATGCCTAGCGATGATGGTGATTTGTGAATATTTTCTTCCCAAGGATGCCAGAATTGACTATCTGCGAATGATTAACGGCATAGTTGGTTTTATATTGCTGTATTTTATCTCTATGCAGTTAATTAACCGCGTCGAAAAGCAAGCGAATAACAACCTCTTACATAAATTTATTCAATGCTGTCAATATTTGGGTGCAGTAAGTATAGCCATCTACCTATTTCATGGCTACTTTACAGGCTTCTCCAAAGCTATCTTATTAAAATTCCTAGGATTACCGCATCCAAGTTTGTACTTTGTTGTTGTTTCTTTCATGGGAATCACAGGCCCGTTATTAATGTATGAGATTTTGAAAAGTAGAAGTAAACCATTCCTATTTTCCATAGGAGCAGCTAAGTAA
- a CDS encoding O-antigen ligase has translation MLTNKSSSSSARLTFWLGLVGLPIGIVAGFLAGASPLLLCLALIVGAALLWFFTSFEQAVIGLLILRSSLDLFSGLQLPSAFAIGINALTILYVVVALLTGKAVHTDKFWWFFVGWVMMQSLWVILLPLGGLGMGAAFLPSAIKVWMRYFSWLMIYLLVMQLKDRVPPEKLVSLLLLSLVAPISVALMQIFLPASILPSLLTAQAKAGSNVSGTLGFPNGLGIFLTMFIALIWWKLSTSQKRLPWMILLGLVSFVFVRTGYFTGIGAVFLLILFINSTKITPIRVIGVVLFCSAFVYMFGSTEFGQQRLTEIYQTPLLNPNIDISRAIILSYGDGNSFNWRLAHWNYLIEAWKQFPILGYGLDSSPVLGIKDFRTGSGFAPHNDYLRFLVEQGIVGLLGFVLFLTVQGVHLVNLLRSSPPKSDRRNLCLLLLALFVANLASMLSSNIVDATTFFLYWWTLVAIAGWGNEYWQTHRLTQSA, from the coding sequence ATGTTAACAAACAAAAGCTCTAGCAGTTCCGCTCGTCTAACTTTCTGGTTGGGATTGGTTGGTTTGCCTATCGGCATAGTCGCAGGGTTTTTGGCTGGTGCTAGTCCGCTATTACTGTGTTTGGCGCTGATTGTCGGTGCGGCTTTACTGTGGTTTTTTACTAGTTTTGAGCAAGCCGTGATTGGGTTGCTGATCCTGCGTAGTTCTCTCGATCTTTTTTCTGGATTACAACTACCATCGGCCTTTGCCATCGGCATCAACGCGCTGACAATACTATACGTAGTGGTGGCACTGCTGACAGGTAAAGCGGTGCATACAGATAAGTTTTGGTGGTTTTTCGTGGGCTGGGTAATGATGCAAAGCCTGTGGGTAATTCTTCTACCTTTGGGCGGCTTGGGCATGGGAGCAGCCTTCTTACCCAGTGCCATTAAGGTATGGATGCGTTATTTTTCTTGGTTGATGATCTATCTGTTGGTGATGCAGTTAAAAGACCGTGTCCCACCAGAAAAATTGGTTTCTTTGTTGCTGCTGTCTTTGGTAGCGCCCATTAGTGTGGCATTGATGCAGATATTTTTACCAGCATCGATATTGCCATCTTTATTAACAGCTCAAGCTAAGGCCGGGAGCAATGTATCGGGAACTTTGGGTTTTCCCAATGGCTTGGGCATTTTTTTGACAATGTTTATTGCTTTGATTTGGTGGAAGTTAAGCACCTCGCAAAAGCGTTTACCTTGGATGATTTTACTCGGTTTGGTGTCCTTTGTATTTGTGAGAACGGGATATTTCACGGGTATCGGCGCAGTGTTCTTACTGATACTATTTATCAACTCTACGAAAATCACCCCAATTAGAGTTATCGGTGTAGTGCTGTTTTGTTCTGCTTTTGTCTATATGTTTGGCAGTACAGAATTTGGACAACAACGACTGACAGAAATTTATCAAACTCCCCTACTCAATCCCAATATTGACATATCACGGGCAATTATCTTGTCCTATGGAGATGGCAATAGCTTTAACTGGCGGTTGGCGCATTGGAATTATCTGATTGAAGCTTGGAAGCAGTTTCCCATACTGGGCTACGGTTTAGATTCTAGTCCAGTGTTGGGTATTAAAGATTTTCGGACGGGTAGTGGTTTTGCACCCCATAACGATTACCTGAGATTTCTGGTAGAGCAGGGAATTGTTGGTTTGCTGGGGTTTGTGCTTTTTTTAACTGTTCAAGGTGTACATCTTGTCAATCTCTTGAGAAGTTCACCACCAAAAAGCGATCGCCGGAATTTATGTCTTCTGTTGTTGGCATTATTTGTGGCTAATCTCGCCAGTATGCTGAGTAGCAATATTGTTGATGCTACCACGTTCTTTTTATATTGGTGGACTTTGGTGGCGATCGCTGGTTGGGGAAACGAGTATTGGCAAACACATCGATTAACACAATCTGCTTAG
- a CDS encoding glycosyltransferase — protein MAQQVIDSTNNNHLTAPKQKRYRVVLLHPSAGVNWSGGSEIFAIELARRLSGYFDVELLSGAPCGDFSQPSGGIPRTHAFEFVRNPLISGFVHKFMSHPEIVIEHVSNFLPCTIRLLTKPVDLIFPCNDYGGMAVGAVVRFFKGTPILFTEHVGLMGGGKSLSRNLRFHPNQLVVFSEKIAAFARNLAPQQNIVIIPNGVDVDKFTPIGNQIDFGLPKPVVLCVASLKRNSHKRIELAMQAIAKLPHASLLLCGDGIDRDYFQAKGDELLGKQRFQIQSFPYERMPEVYRSADVFTLPSIDEPFGLAYVEAMASGLPVVATDDEMRREIVADAGMVCDVTNLEIYAQALEQVLNQDLKMRSRQNALRFSWEAIALKYRDLILATIEKQR, from the coding sequence ATGGCACAGCAAGTAATTGACTCTACTAACAACAACCATTTAACAGCACCAAAGCAAAAACGTTACCGAGTGGTGTTGCTGCATCCTAGTGCAGGTGTGAATTGGAGTGGTGGTTCGGAGATTTTTGCTATAGAATTAGCACGGCGCTTGAGTGGATATTTTGATGTAGAACTTTTGAGTGGTGCGCCTTGTGGTGATTTTTCCCAGCCATCTGGGGGTATCCCTCGGACTCATGCTTTTGAATTTGTGCGAAATCCGTTAATTTCTGGATTTGTGCATAAGTTTATGAGTCATCCAGAAATAGTTATAGAACACGTCAGTAATTTTTTACCTTGTACTATTCGCCTATTAACTAAGCCTGTTGATTTGATATTTCCTTGCAATGATTATGGCGGGATGGCAGTAGGCGCTGTGGTCAGATTTTTTAAAGGTACACCAATACTATTTACCGAACACGTGGGTTTGATGGGGGGTGGCAAATCATTATCCCGGAATTTGCGCTTTCATCCTAATCAATTAGTAGTTTTCTCAGAAAAAATAGCCGCATTTGCCCGTAATTTAGCCCCGCAACAGAATATTGTTATCATTCCCAACGGTGTAGATGTAGACAAGTTTACTCCAATAGGCAACCAGATCGATTTTGGTTTACCAAAACCTGTGGTTCTCTGTGTCGCCTCCCTGAAGCGCAATAGCCACAAGCGCATCGAATTAGCTATGCAGGCGATCGCCAAATTACCCCACGCCAGTTTACTATTATGTGGTGATGGTATTGACCGTGATTATTTCCAAGCTAAAGGTGATGAGTTACTAGGAAAGCAGCGTTTTCAAATTCAAAGCTTCCCCTATGAACGAATGCCAGAAGTTTACCGCAGTGCGGATGTATTTACCCTACCTTCGATTGACGAGCCATTTGGACTTGCTTATGTCGAAGCAATGGCTAGTGGTTTACCAGTAGTTGCCACCGATGATGAAATGCGGCGAGAGATTGTCGCTGATGCTGGTATGGTATGTGATGTAACGAATTTGGAGATTTATGCTCAAGCCCTAGAGCAGGTTCTTAACCAAGATTTAAAAATGCGATCGCGGCAAAATGCTTTACGGTTTAGTTGGGAAGCGATCGCCCTAAAATATCGTGATTTAATTTTAGCAACTATTGAAAAACAGCGTTGA
- a CDS encoding glycosyltransferase family A protein has protein sequence MPKVTVVIPSYNGMKYLPATVESVLQQTFRDIEILIINDGSTDNIIEWATQITDPRVRLISQENQGLSGARNTGIINAAGEYIAFIDADDLWLPTKLEKQVQCLDNSPQAGLAYTWTAWTDETGKPTGVVVASHVEGDVWEQMVVNDKISNGSSAMVRRVCFDKVGLFDRELTSSEDRDMWIRLAAHYHFAVVKEPLTLYRRHSQSMSKNRPKMLKNIRRVFEKTFESVPTELLYLRNRSYAWIFLYTAWTCMDEKNYQEAIKFRQQAILHYPQIFFTSYCLRLSLAVLIMQLLGTQGYDNLRSLTRHLRRLVLGVAAS, from the coding sequence ATGCCGAAAGTAACTGTTGTCATCCCTTCCTATAATGGAATGAAATATCTCCCCGCCACGGTGGAGAGTGTCTTACAACAAACCTTTAGAGATATCGAAATCTTAATTATTAATGATGGTAGTACCGACAATATCATTGAATGGGCTACACAAATTACAGACCCACGAGTTAGACTAATTTCTCAAGAAAATCAAGGCTTATCAGGAGCGCGAAATACTGGCATTATTAACGCAGCAGGAGAATATATCGCCTTCATTGATGCTGATGATTTGTGGCTACCGACTAAGTTAGAAAAACAAGTACAATGCTTAGATAATTCACCCCAAGCTGGGCTAGCTTATACATGGACAGCTTGGACTGATGAAACAGGTAAACCCACAGGTGTAGTAGTCGCTTCCCATGTAGAAGGTGATGTTTGGGAACAGATGGTTGTCAATGACAAAATATCTAACGGTAGTTCAGCAATGGTACGCCGTGTTTGCTTTGACAAAGTAGGACTATTTGATAGAGAATTAACTAGTTCTGAAGACCGTGATATGTGGATTAGATTAGCAGCACATTATCACTTTGCCGTAGTCAAAGAACCATTAACACTCTATCGCCGCCACTCACAAAGTATGAGTAAAAATCGTCCCAAGATGTTGAAAAATATCCGGCGAGTGTTTGAAAAAACCTTTGAATCTGTACCAACGGAATTACTATACTTAAGAAACCGTAGCTACGCTTGGATCTTTCTTTATACAGCGTGGACTTGTATGGACGAAAAGAATTACCAAGAAGCAATCAAATTTCGTCAACAAGCAATTTTACATTACCCACAAATCTTTTTTACATCATACTGCCTACGTTTGAGCCTAGCCGTATTGATTATGCAATTGTTAGGTACTCAAGGTTATGATAACTTGCGATCGCTCACTCGCCATCTCCGCCGCTTAGTTTTGGGTGTTGCTGCTTCCTAA
- a CDS encoding acyltransferase, with protein MNQSSQSRQKLYSLQALRGLAAVLVVLAHCDLIFNQNYGKDFWFKIFNFGGSGVDFFFVLSGFIILYIHQREIGNPAKVNTFLIKRFLRIYPIYWVFLGLKMLASFVFAYNPETTERSFLEIIKAITLFPQNRSILSTSFLGVSWTLSFEIMFYIIFALLIGVSSKIAYPIIAVWLLGVFGNFVGIIDLPRGNIILNFVFSEYNLEFALGCLAAYLFMQHKIKWAMPLILVGLFLYAFAAVNYYYQILPISPVIKFGIPSMLLVLGFASLERARNINVPGVLSYLGDASYSIYLAHGFAINNISKVVEKIYPDVTQNILILNSVGILIAVLSIIFGCLVHSLIEKQLMFSFKPKSANA; from the coding sequence ATGAATCAAAGTTCTCAATCTAGACAAAAGCTTTATAGCCTCCAAGCATTACGGGGTTTGGCAGCAGTCTTAGTAGTATTAGCTCATTGTGATCTCATATTTAACCAAAATTATGGTAAAGATTTTTGGTTTAAAATTTTCAACTTTGGTGGCTCTGGTGTAGACTTTTTCTTCGTTTTAAGTGGATTTATTATCTTATATATTCATCAGCGTGAGATTGGTAATCCCGCGAAAGTCAACACCTTCTTAATCAAGAGATTTTTGAGAATATATCCTATATACTGGGTATTTCTCGGTTTAAAAATGCTAGCTTCTTTTGTATTTGCTTACAATCCAGAGACAACCGAGCGCAGTTTTCTAGAAATCATCAAAGCCATCACTCTCTTTCCTCAAAACAGAAGTATTTTATCTACTAGTTTCTTGGGGGTGAGTTGGACATTAAGCTTTGAAATTATGTTTTACATAATTTTTGCTTTACTGATTGGTGTTTCTAGCAAAATCGCTTACCCAATTATTGCTGTTTGGCTATTAGGTGTGTTTGGTAATTTTGTCGGCATCATTGATCTACCAAGAGGCAACATCATCCTCAATTTTGTTTTCAGTGAGTATAATTTAGAATTTGCGCTTGGTTGTTTGGCTGCTTATTTATTTATGCAGCACAAAATTAAATGGGCAATGCCTTTAATTTTGGTGGGATTATTTTTATACGCATTTGCGGCAGTCAATTACTATTACCAAATATTGCCTATATCACCAGTAATCAAATTTGGTATTCCTTCCATGTTGTTGGTGCTGGGTTTTGCATCCTTAGAAAGAGCGAGGAATATTAATGTTCCTGGGGTACTTTCATATCTAGGTGATGCTTCCTATTCGATTTATCTGGCACATGGATTTGCTATCAACAACATCAGTAAAGTTGTAGAGAAGATTTATCCAGATGTGACGCAGAACATTCTGATTTTAAATTCTGTGGGAATCTTGATTGCAGTGCTATCAATTATATTTGGCTGTTTAGTTCATTCCCTGATTGAGAAGCAGTTGATGTTTAGCTTTAAACCGAAATCTGCCAATGCTTAA